A window of the Halotia branconii CENA392 genome harbors these coding sequences:
- a CDS encoding WGR domain-containing protein, whose amino-acid sequence METYLVFVDTVRNSNKFWSAKVEDTQLTVEWGRVGYNSQTKVHSLASNQKANFKYYQLVADKKAKGYQESQSQIDGNRNISEIRRAIQLLNIMRPCIAVKNFHEGYIAALNEYLQIVPTPLGMQIDPCRVYRTVEDVDHQRELLNSLLVNDSVVVQPTTAAVKAEITTVSLKTISKSFWRHL is encoded by the coding sequence ATGGAAACATATCTCGTATTTGTGGATACTGTCCGCAACAGTAACAAGTTTTGGTCAGCCAAAGTCGAAGATACTCAGCTAACTGTAGAATGGGGTCGAGTTGGTTACAATTCTCAAACAAAAGTTCATTCTTTAGCAAGTAATCAAAAAGCGAATTTCAAGTATTATCAACTAGTGGCTGATAAGAAAGCTAAAGGCTATCAAGAAAGCCAGTCACAAATAGATGGCAATCGGAATATTTCTGAAATAAGACGCGCAATACAACTGTTGAACATCATGCGCCCCTGCATTGCTGTGAAGAATTTTCATGAGGGTTACATTGCTGCTCTTAATGAGTATTTGCAAATTGTTCCCACACCTTTGGGGATGCAGATAGATCCTTGCAGGGTGTACCGAACAGTAGAAGATGTTGACCATCAACGAGAACTGCTCAACTCTCTATTGGTGAATGATTCTGTAGTTGTTCAGCCGACTACAGCAGCAGTAAAAGCTGAAATTACAACTGTTAGTCTTAAGACTATCAGTAAGAGTTTCTGGCGACATTTATAA
- a CDS encoding ABC transporter ATP-binding protein — translation MNNAILTTHNLNIGYQISRKNVRCVARDISVCLEAGELVCLLGPNGAGKSTLLRSLAGMQPPIGGEVRLLGDDIYKLAPPELAKRLSLVLTEKVDVGMLSAYTLVSLGRHPYTDWWGNLTPEDEAIVHWAIKSVGALHLASRQVSELSDGERQKIMIARALAQSPIVMLLDEPTAFLDLPRRVEIMQLLRQLARETNQAILLSTHDLDLALRLADKVWLLSTNGILHVGAPEDLVLSGAFADTFASEGVEFDVASGEFHLHTSHKGEINVRGEGIAIVWTIRALQRVGFKVNQIQNSLPISVEVVSNSKQVLWKITKNKTVYTYDSLYELIKFLNYL, via the coding sequence ATGAATAATGCAATTTTAACTACTCATAATCTGAATATTGGTTATCAAATATCCCGCAAAAATGTGCGGTGTGTGGCGAGGGATATTTCTGTGTGTCTGGAAGCTGGGGAATTGGTGTGTTTACTGGGGCCGAATGGTGCGGGTAAGTCTACCTTACTGCGATCGCTTGCCGGAATGCAACCACCAATAGGGGGTGAGGTGCGACTCTTGGGAGATGATATTTACAAGTTAGCACCGCCAGAATTAGCCAAGCGTTTGAGTTTGGTACTGACGGAAAAGGTTGATGTGGGAATGTTATCAGCCTATACTCTGGTGAGTTTAGGACGACATCCTTACACTGACTGGTGGGGAAATTTAACACCAGAAGATGAGGCTATTGTACATTGGGCGATAAAGTCTGTAGGTGCGTTACATTTAGCTTCACGTCAAGTTAGCGAACTCAGTGATGGCGAACGTCAAAAAATTATGATTGCGCGTGCTTTGGCTCAGTCGCCTATTGTGATGTTACTTGATGAGCCAACAGCATTTCTCGATTTACCACGACGAGTGGAAATTATGCAGTTGTTGCGCCAGTTAGCACGAGAAACCAATCAGGCGATTCTCCTTTCTACCCACGATTTAGATTTAGCTTTGCGTCTGGCTGATAAGGTTTGGCTATTATCAACTAATGGTATTTTACACGTTGGCGCGCCAGAAGATTTAGTGTTGAGTGGTGCATTTGCTGATACTTTCGCGAGTGAAGGTGTAGAGTTTGATGTTGCTTCTGGAGAATTTCATCTCCATACATCCCACAAAGGAGAAATTAATGTCAGAGGTGAGGGTATTGCAATTGTATGGACTATTCGTGCTTTACAAAGAGTGGGATTCAAAGTTAATCAAATTCAAAATAGCTTACCAATCTCAGTAGAAGTGGTATCAAATTCTAAACAAGTCTTGTGGAAAATCACAAAAAACAAGACTGTATATACTTATGATTCATTGTATGAACTGATTAAATTTTTGAATTATTTATAA
- a CDS encoding iron chelate uptake ABC transporter family permease subunit yields the protein MLFKYLPSNLLIIFKSTSIKTLVFSLLIIGFIVAFLLDLALGSVSIPIQEVINILLGKEPEKATWANIILKFRLPKAVTATLAGAALGVSGLQMQTLFKNPLAGPFVLGISSGASLGVALVVLTASLTTPTLLNDLGIITDFGLVIAASLGAAAVLGLMLVVARRVQETMTLLILGLLFGYATSAIVSILLQFSSKERIQSYIMWTFGSFAGVTWKQLIVLIPVIVCSLLVAVLQSKSLNALLLGEAYARSLGLTVEKARFSIISSASILAGGITAFCGPIAFLGVAIPHLCRSLFNTSDHRMLIPSVMIMGAILALIADLFSQLAVSQMVLPLNAITALIGTPVVTWVILRRNSQKSFPS from the coding sequence ATGTTATTTAAATATCTGCCGTCTAACCTATTAATAATTTTTAAATCTACTTCTATCAAAACTTTAGTATTTTCGCTGTTAATTATCGGTTTTATTGTTGCATTTTTACTAGATTTGGCTTTAGGTTCTGTCTCTATTCCTATTCAAGAAGTTATCAATATTTTACTGGGAAAAGAACCAGAAAAAGCAACATGGGCGAATATTATTCTGAAATTTAGACTTCCGAAAGCTGTGACTGCAACTTTAGCTGGTGCGGCTTTGGGTGTGAGTGGTTTGCAAATGCAAACTCTATTTAAAAATCCCTTGGCGGGGCCTTTTGTATTAGGAATTAGTTCTGGTGCAAGTTTGGGTGTGGCTTTGGTAGTGTTAACTGCGAGTTTAACTACACCAACTTTATTAAATGATTTGGGAATTATTACTGATTTTGGCTTGGTGATAGCTGCTAGTCTTGGTGCGGCTGCGGTTTTGGGTTTGATGTTAGTTGTGGCGCGTCGAGTACAAGAGACGATGACGCTGCTAATTTTGGGTTTATTGTTTGGTTACGCTACGAGTGCAATTGTGAGTATTTTATTGCAATTTAGCTCTAAAGAACGGATTCAAAGTTATATTATGTGGACTTTTGGTAGCTTCGCTGGAGTGACTTGGAAACAGTTAATTGTGTTAATTCCGGTGATAGTTTGCAGTTTATTAGTAGCGGTGTTGCAATCTAAATCTTTGAATGCGCTGTTGTTGGGAGAAGCTTATGCGCGGAGTTTGGGTTTAACGGTTGAGAAAGCTAGGTTTTCTATTATTAGTAGTGCTTCTATTTTAGCTGGTGGAATTACGGCTTTTTGTGGGCCGATCGCATTTTTGGGTGTGGCTATTCCTCATCTGTGTCGCAGTCTTTTCAATACTTCTGACCATCGGATGTTAATCCCTAGTGTGATGATTATGGGGGCAATTTTAGCATTAATCGCGGATTTGTTTTCTCAACTTGCGGTGAGTCAGATGGTTTTACCTTTAAATGCGATTACAGCTTTAATTGGAACTCCTGTTGTCACTTGGGTAATTCTGCGGCGTAATTCCCAAAAATCCTTTCCATCATGA
- a CDS encoding ABC transporter substrate-binding protein gives MIKFPHQKPIIFLCQLCLIAILIIACHQTTIHTSTNTCSPNYNPNQDYFPNKIKITHARGLAVEYHKHYKVVTIKNPWQNAKTQFQYVLVQCGTPTPQGFKQAQVITVPINSIVSLSTTHLPHLTKLGVVDKLIGVSNSNQVNTPEVVERIKAGNITQVGNISNVDIEKLLALNPDLVTTFGTGNSQTDSYSKLTEAGLKVGINAEYMEDTPLGRSEWLKFTALFFNQEAKAEKIFNEIVNRYTQIAAKAQSVKNRPSVFVGFNFKGTWFMPGGNSYVAKYLTDAGGNYLWSDDKSNGSLPLSFEVVLERAANADYWLNFSQAWQSVKDLISEDNRYADFQAVKTGNLYNNNGRVNANGGNDYWEGGISNPDIVLADLIKILHPEILPKHQLLYYRKFNK, from the coding sequence ATGATAAAATTCCCCCACCAAAAACCAATCATTTTCCTCTGTCAATTATGCCTCATAGCCATCCTCATCATCGCCTGTCATCAAACCACAATTCACACATCAACTAACACCTGTAGCCCCAACTATAACCCCAATCAAGATTACTTCCCCAATAAAATCAAAATCACCCACGCCAGAGGTTTGGCGGTAGAATATCATAAACATTACAAAGTAGTCACCATCAAAAATCCTTGGCAAAATGCCAAAACTCAGTTTCAATATGTTTTAGTCCAATGCGGAACTCCCACACCCCAAGGATTTAAGCAAGCACAAGTAATTACAGTTCCCATTAACTCTATAGTTTCTTTATCAACTACGCATTTACCCCATTTAACTAAATTAGGTGTAGTTGATAAATTAATTGGAGTTAGTAATAGCAATCAAGTCAATACGCCTGAAGTAGTTGAGAGAATTAAAGCCGGAAATATTACCCAAGTCGGTAATATTTCCAATGTAGATATTGAAAAATTATTAGCATTAAATCCCGACTTAGTAACAACCTTCGGCACAGGTAATTCCCAAACTGATAGTTATAGCAAACTCACAGAAGCTGGTTTAAAGGTGGGAATAAATGCTGAGTATATGGAAGATACACCACTGGGAAGAAGTGAATGGTTAAAATTTACGGCTTTGTTTTTTAATCAAGAAGCCAAAGCAGAAAAGATATTTAATGAAATTGTGAATAGATATACACAAATAGCGGCAAAAGCTCAATCTGTGAAAAACCGTCCGAGTGTATTTGTTGGCTTTAACTTTAAAGGTACTTGGTTTATGCCAGGTGGTAACAGTTATGTAGCGAAATATCTGACTGATGCTGGAGGAAATTATCTTTGGAGTGATGATAAATCTAATGGTAGTTTACCGCTTTCTTTTGAAGTGGTTTTAGAACGCGCAGCTAATGCTGATTATTGGTTAAATTTTAGCCAAGCTTGGCAGAGTGTTAAAGATTTAATCTCAGAAGATAATCGTTATGCTGATTTTCAAGCTGTGAAAACAGGCAATCTTTATAATAACAATGGGCGGGTGAATGCGAATGGTGGTAATGATTACTGGGAAGGGGGAATTAGTAACCCTGATATTGTGCTTGCAGATTTAATTAAAATCCTACATCCTGAAATATTACCGAAGCATCAATTGTTGTATTATCGTAAATTTAATAAATAA
- a CDS encoding (2Fe-2S) ferredoxin domain-containing protein, with amino-acid sequence MAEFNCWVTPVNEVVKEDLATGGFIEYEYFDCGSDVLASLVYTLFEQNWQQIGIAHIVQGSVLELEFNAQPKLCILYDGYLTVAAEGWHLHLCIDTNFGGPLCKTPVEVRKQRLVSRTAFYRRFNTEGNPRSWGIQFWNGANEQLMTILLPNPLVDGENLLPEGKPNLDKLALYQDLRDIYVLGKKPIPFTKNPLKHSYISVCTSTRCLPSRKWQPTFDALKSAVEEAGLDIEVRTSGCLEVCQLGPVVFYSNDRTWYTRVNPNVAENIVNEHLIKGNKITENLYPPQTP; translated from the coding sequence ATGGCTGAGTTTAATTGTTGGGTGACACCAGTTAATGAGGTGGTTAAGGAAGATTTAGCTACGGGGGGGTTTATTGAGTATGAATATTTTGATTGTGGGAGTGATGTTTTAGCATCGTTAGTTTATACTTTGTTTGAACAAAATTGGCAGCAGATTGGGATTGCTCATATTGTTCAAGGTAGTGTTTTGGAGTTAGAATTTAATGCACAACCAAAGCTTTGTATTCTCTATGATGGCTATTTGACGGTGGCTGCTGAGGGTTGGCATTTACATTTATGTATTGATACTAATTTTGGCGGCCCTTTGTGTAAAACTCCTGTGGAAGTGAGGAAGCAACGTTTAGTTTCCCGTACGGCTTTTTATCGGCGGTTTAATACAGAAGGAAATCCTAGAAGTTGGGGGATTCAGTTTTGGAATGGTGCGAATGAACAATTGATGACGATTTTATTACCTAATCCTTTGGTAGATGGAGAAAATTTATTACCGGAGGGTAAACCAAATCTAGATAAATTAGCTCTTTATCAAGATTTGCGAGATATTTATGTATTAGGTAAAAAACCCATACCCTTTACCAAAAATCCTCTCAAACATTCCTATATTTCCGTTTGTACCTCTACACGCTGTCTACCTTCTCGTAAATGGCAACCTACATTTGATGCTTTAAAATCAGCAGTAGAAGAAGCAGGTTTAGACATCGAAGTCAGAACATCCGGCTGTTTAGAAGTGTGTCAACTCGGCCCAGTTGTTTTTTATTCCAATGATAGAACTTGGTACACTCGCGTTAACCCCAATGTTGCAGAAAATATCGTCAACGAACACCTCATTAAAGGTAACAAAATCACCGAAAACCTCTACCCACCCCAAACCCCCTAA